In Phyllobacterium zundukense, one DNA window encodes the following:
- a CDS encoding LysR family transcriptional regulator produces MVDDLEGISVFLTVAEARNFRVAGERLGVTRSAVSQGLQRLEDRIGVALVQRTTRSVRLTEAGETFYEAIRPSVTQVKGALQAVRETQTRPSGLLRITVSSIAESFLSGTLLAGFLETYPDVKLDITITDDEFDIVEAGFDAGVRLGEVIEQDMIAVPVSSDQRQYAVASPDYLARRGSPGHPRDLPTHVCIGWRPRPDTAPYRWEFTENGRDFDVAVDPAVTTNDMGMMIRMACAGAGITFGMADTFRPYIARRELVPLLEAFCPPFPGFYLYYPKRQRQPLKLRALVEFVRKSGKLSA; encoded by the coding sequence ATGGTGGACGATCTCGAAGGCATATCGGTATTTTTGACAGTGGCCGAAGCGCGGAATTTCCGCGTCGCAGGCGAGCGGCTCGGCGTCACGCGCTCTGCGGTGAGCCAGGGGCTGCAGCGTCTCGAAGATCGGATCGGGGTGGCCCTGGTCCAGCGTACGACCCGCAGTGTTCGTTTAACCGAGGCGGGCGAAACGTTCTACGAAGCGATTCGCCCTTCGGTTACGCAGGTCAAGGGCGCCCTGCAGGCTGTGCGGGAGACGCAGACGCGTCCGAGCGGATTGCTTCGCATCACTGTGTCCTCAATCGCTGAAAGCTTCCTGTCCGGCACGCTCCTCGCGGGCTTTCTCGAAACCTATCCAGATGTGAAACTCGATATCACGATCACCGACGATGAATTCGATATCGTGGAAGCAGGCTTCGATGCCGGCGTTCGGCTTGGAGAGGTGATCGAGCAGGATATGATCGCCGTGCCCGTTTCATCGGACCAGCGGCAATACGCCGTGGCGTCTCCCGATTATCTGGCGCGTCGTGGCAGTCCCGGGCATCCGCGCGATCTGCCGACCCATGTTTGCATAGGCTGGCGGCCACGTCCCGACACGGCGCCGTATCGCTGGGAGTTTACCGAGAATGGTCGCGATTTCGATGTCGCTGTCGATCCGGCGGTGACAACAAACGATATGGGAATGATGATCCGCATGGCTTGCGCCGGCGCCGGGATCACTTTCGGCATGGCGGATACATTCCGGCCCTACATCGCTCGTCGCGAACTGGTGCCGCTGCTTGAAGCTTTCTGTCCGCCGTTTCCAGGATTCTATCTCTACTATCCTAAACGGCAACGCCAGCCGCTAAAACTCCGTGCGCTCGTCGAATTTGTTCGAAAGTCCGGCAAGCTTTCCGCATGA
- a CDS encoding Atu4866 domain-containing protein: MPTQLFNAALRLVIAFTAVGAAAASASGETLNRAISANQHASEKTMSQHPYVGMWVTDDGHIRHELLPNGRYDEARGSRESAYRGRYEVSGNHIEYWDDTGFTADGDFVDANTLHHAGMILRRK, encoded by the coding sequence ATGCCAACACAGCTCTTCAATGCAGCACTCCGTCTCGTGATCGCGTTCACGGCAGTTGGGGCGGCAGCCGCTTCTGCATCAGGAGAAACCTTGAACCGAGCCATATCGGCCAATCAGCACGCAAGCGAGAAAACAATGTCACAGCATCCTTATGTCGGCATGTGGGTCACCGATGATGGCCACATTCGCCACGAGCTCCTTCCCAATGGCCGTTATGATGAGGCTCGCGGCAGCCGGGAGAGTGCCTATCGGGGCCGTTACGAAGTGTCCGGCAATCACATCGAGTATTGGGATGACACGGGGTTTACCGCTGATGGTGACTTCGTCGATGCCAATACCCTTCACCATGCAGGCATGATCCTCCGCCGCAAATGA
- a CDS encoding SDR family oxidoreductase, producing the protein MSNIEGKVVAITGASSGIGEATARLLAAAGAHVVIGARRIDRLEQFANEISGAGQSIRIKQLDVTSQLDAKDFVSYAVAEFGRLDVIVNNAGVMPLSPMNALKVDEWDRMIDVNIRGVLYGIAAVLPIMNRQGYGQIINVSSIGGLGVAPTAAVYCATKYAVRAISDGLRQENNKLRVTCVYPGVVESELANTITDKSAADFMVDYRKIALKPDAIARAILHVIEQPEDVDTSEIVVRPTASN; encoded by the coding sequence ATGTCGAACATTGAAGGTAAAGTTGTCGCCATAACCGGGGCAAGCAGCGGCATTGGCGAGGCGACCGCCAGGCTGCTGGCAGCGGCAGGTGCTCATGTCGTGATCGGGGCCCGTCGTATCGATCGCCTGGAGCAATTCGCAAACGAAATTTCCGGGGCTGGTCAGTCCATTCGTATCAAGCAACTGGATGTGACAAGCCAGTTGGATGCGAAGGATTTTGTGAGCTACGCCGTGGCGGAATTCGGCCGATTGGACGTCATCGTCAACAATGCGGGTGTCATGCCGCTTTCTCCAATGAACGCACTCAAGGTCGATGAGTGGGATCGCATGATAGACGTCAACATCCGCGGCGTTCTCTATGGCATCGCCGCCGTACTGCCAATCATGAACCGCCAGGGGTACGGGCAAATCATCAATGTCTCGTCCATTGGAGGATTGGGCGTGGCTCCGACGGCAGCCGTCTATTGTGCGACCAAATATGCGGTTCGTGCGATCTCGGACGGATTAAGACAGGAGAACAACAAACTTCGCGTGACGTGCGTCTATCCCGGGGTGGTCGAGTCGGAACTGGCAAACACGATCACAGACAAGTCGGCCGCCGATTTCATGGTCGACTACCGCAAAATCGCTCTCAAACCGGATGCGATTGCGCGTGCCATCCTTCATGTGATCGAACAGCCAGAAGACGTCGATACCAGTGAAATCGTCGTTCGCCCTACCGCGAGCAACTGA
- a CDS encoding AraC family transcriptional regulator — protein MPGGNILIPERTSAENLRRHIHGRLLTGSSGHAWRDVLVHILSHQHVEASLIVPAVAEPLIVWILSGSAIIEERELGGTWISNQVKVGDFFLTNSDTPYEMRWQVTGPERFEVMHLYLGLPIFEQAAAETFGVSTAMVRIRDISGEQDRILSLLLEQFRVELTSGYDPSPLFVQGIAQSLAVHLVRNYAVLDKTRTSRRNALPAFKLRRVTERMTTQLDQEFSLSQLAQEADMSVSHFSRLFKKATSFSPSQYFIQLRVQEAQRLLRETDRSVIDIGLDVGYSSPSHFAQVFRRAVGVTPTEYRG, from the coding sequence ATGCCTGGAGGCAATATCCTGATCCCGGAACGGACGTCTGCAGAAAATCTGAGGCGGCATATCCACGGCAGATTGCTTACCGGCAGCAGTGGCCACGCCTGGCGAGATGTTCTCGTCCATATTCTCTCCCACCAACACGTGGAAGCGAGCCTGATCGTGCCGGCTGTGGCTGAGCCGCTGATTGTCTGGATTTTGTCCGGATCCGCCATCATCGAGGAACGCGAACTCGGCGGCACCTGGATCTCCAACCAAGTAAAGGTCGGCGATTTCTTCCTGACCAATTCGGACACACCCTATGAGATGCGCTGGCAGGTTACGGGACCAGAGCGGTTCGAGGTGATGCACCTTTATCTGGGTTTGCCGATTTTTGAACAGGCCGCTGCCGAGACCTTTGGTGTTTCGACTGCTATGGTCCGCATTCGCGATATTTCCGGAGAGCAAGACCGCATTCTTTCGCTCCTGCTGGAACAATTTCGCGTAGAACTGACATCCGGGTACGATCCAAGTCCACTGTTCGTTCAAGGCATCGCTCAAAGCCTGGCGGTGCATCTTGTCCGCAATTATGCGGTGTTGGACAAGACGCGTACCAGCCGTCGCAACGCGCTTCCCGCCTTCAAACTGCGCCGGGTCACCGAACGTATGACGACTCAATTGGACCAGGAATTCAGTCTCAGCCAGCTGGCGCAAGAGGCCGATATGAGCGTTTCCCACTTCAGCCGTCTGTTCAAGAAGGCGACAAGTTTTTCGCCTTCACAATATTTCATCCAGCTTCGCGTCCAGGAGGCCCAACGTCTGCTGCGTGAAACGGACCGCAGCGTGATCGATATCGGACTCGATGTCGGATATTCCAGT